Proteins from one Stenotrophomonas aracearum genomic window:
- a CDS encoding SCO family protein codes for MFNRNVGIILLIALAAGLGLVVAQKVFGPAPTGNRPATESITFYPQPRPLPDFNLGQSDGTRLIPGELKGHWTLVFLGFLACPDICPTTLADLAQAQKQWETLPDTLRPRLVFVSVDPERDTPARLGEYVHAFHKGTLAATADVPSLERFATSLGFVFQKVPGKDFETNPQDYTLEHSASLAVLDPDGNLAGLIRPPFNAQAIARDLNLLTEKSAP; via the coding sequence ATGTTCAATCGCAATGTCGGCATCATCCTGCTCATCGCGCTGGCCGCCGGTCTGGGCCTGGTCGTGGCCCAGAAAGTGTTCGGGCCCGCGCCGACCGGCAACCGCCCGGCCACCGAGTCGATCACCTTCTATCCGCAGCCGCGCCCGCTGCCGGACTTCAACCTGGGCCAGTCCGACGGCACCCGGCTGATCCCCGGCGAGCTCAAGGGCCACTGGACCCTGGTGTTCCTGGGCTTCCTGGCCTGCCCCGACATCTGCCCGACCACCCTGGCCGACCTGGCCCAGGCCCAGAAGCAGTGGGAAACCCTGCCGGACACCCTGCGCCCGCGGCTGGTGTTCGTCTCGGTCGACCCCGAGCGCGACACCCCGGCCCGGCTGGGCGAGTACGTGCACGCCTTCCACAAGGGCACCCTGGCCGCCACCGCCGACGTGCCTTCGCTGGAGCGGTTCGCCACCTCGCTGGGCTTCGTGTTCCAGAAGGTGCCGGGCAAGGACTTCGAAACCAACCCCCAGGACTACACCCTGGAACATTCGGCCAGCCTGGCCGTGCTGGACCCGGACGGCAACCTGGCCGGCCTGATCCGCCCTCCTTTCAATGCGCAGGCGATTGCCCGCGACCTGAACCTGTTGACCGAGAAATCCGCCCCATGA
- the asd gene encoding archaetidylserine decarboxylase (Phosphatidylserine decarboxylase is synthesized as a single chain precursor. Generation of the pyruvoyl active site from a Ser is coupled to cleavage of a Gly-Ser bond between the larger (beta) and smaller (alpha chains). It is an integral membrane protein.), whose amino-acid sequence MSLTTTLSYVLPHRLLSSMARRLAYSSNPRISRWLIDTVTEKFGVNLAEAANPDPRSYPTFNQFFTRALKPGARVPDADARTLVMPADGRISQLGAIEDGNIFQAKGQSFTAAELLGDAGDAEVFRHGLFATVYLSPKDYHRVHMPWTGTLRETVHVPGRLFSVGPAAVNNVPGLFARNERLVCHFDTDFGPMVQVMVGALLVSGVETVWGGEEIPAYGDRITRKDYRGKGITLERFAEMARFNYGSTVIVLLPPGVAEFAPHLDAEHAVKLGQALATLR is encoded by the coding sequence ATGAGCCTGACCACCACGCTGAGCTACGTCCTGCCCCACCGCCTGCTGTCGTCGATGGCGCGGCGCCTGGCGTATTCCAGCAACCCGCGGATCTCGCGCTGGCTGATCGACACGGTGACCGAAAAGTTCGGGGTGAACCTGGCCGAGGCGGCCAACCCGGACCCGCGCAGCTACCCCACCTTCAACCAGTTCTTCACCCGCGCCCTGAAGCCGGGCGCGCGCGTCCCCGACGCCGATGCCCGCACCCTGGTAATGCCGGCCGACGGCCGGATCAGCCAGCTGGGCGCGATCGAAGACGGCAACATCTTCCAGGCCAAGGGCCAGTCGTTCACTGCGGCAGAGCTGCTGGGCGATGCGGGCGATGCCGAGGTGTTCCGCCACGGGCTGTTCGCCACCGTGTACCTCTCGCCGAAGGACTACCACCGCGTGCACATGCCGTGGACCGGCACCCTGCGCGAAACCGTGCATGTACCGGGCCGCTTGTTCAGCGTGGGCCCGGCAGCGGTGAACAACGTGCCGGGACTGTTCGCCCGCAACGAGCGGCTGGTGTGCCACTTCGACACCGACTTCGGCCCGATGGTGCAGGTGATGGTGGGCGCGCTGCTGGTGTCGGGCGTGGAAACGGTGTGGGGCGGAGAAGAGATTCCGGCCTATGGGGACCGGATTACCCGCAAGGATTACCGCGGGAAGGGCATTACCCTGGAGCGGTTCGCCGAGATGGCGCGGTTCAACTACGGGTCCACGGTGATCGTGTTGTTGCCGCCGGGCGTGGCGGAGTTCGCGCCGCACCTGGATGCGGAGCATGCTGTCAAACTCGGACAAGCACTTGCTACGTTGCGGTGA
- a CDS encoding ribonuclease E inhibitor RraB, with amino-acid sequence MDITAINDMFANIRENTDWDLNGDLVWGYFFVNTTPEPLHGLAKVLEGQGYTVVEVFEPELEADEAPYHVLHVERIEVHSEASLDQRNHELQAVAEANGVEDYDGMDVGPVEFAHDPDNR; translated from the coding sequence ATGGACATCACCGCAATCAACGACATGTTCGCCAACATCCGCGAGAACACCGACTGGGATCTCAACGGTGACCTGGTGTGGGGCTACTTCTTCGTCAACACGACGCCCGAGCCGCTGCACGGCCTGGCCAAGGTGCTGGAAGGGCAGGGCTACACCGTGGTGGAAGTGTTCGAGCCGGAGCTGGAAGCCGACGAGGCGCCGTACCACGTGCTGCACGTGGAGCGGATCGAAGTGCACAGCGAAGCTTCGCTGGACCAGCGCAACCACGAGCTGCAGGCAGTGGCCGAAGCCAACGGCGTAGAAGATTACGACGGCATGGACGTAGGGCCCGTCGAGTTCGCGCACGACCCGGACAACCGCTGA
- a CDS encoding transglycosylase SLT domain-containing protein has protein sequence MPVPVLLARGWPLLALASLISFAPEAHAQRVSARDKAKIEVLQQRMTAAEKRYADALVLVTNADPKGKNEGDAALEDMEDVISDCVAQKGCQVSNLLVTYKRLLKNNADTRDSDDSDVIANDGGLLEADPDHVGPLAADVPEAARAAALLNDKRHAFDNMVEYNPAVQAGIRRWLTDMRPALMNTYENYQTLRAVMWPEWEKRGLPEALLFGIMAKESNGRVHASSRAGAAGLMQFMPATGRRFGLGPDGTGFDTRFDARSAAEASASYLNERMRELNNNVELSLAGYNGGEGRAGRVYRQNVGQSFWVDNVYNQFPAETKDYVPMVIAAAWIYLHPQQYGVDFPKVSAQPATIRLAKSTTIYELTICLGSTGTRDGYMRALRNLNPRYEADGWIPAGTIINATTRIAGLYNRYCVSGPRADLARTLITADLNAAIVRPTAASYTGNVAVGSVVPMAGVQSSTPVPTAPAAPVAVPAAKAKPKAVKSHKVGKGETLGRIADKFDCDVRELARANGLKAPAYALRQGQSIKLQGCGK, from the coding sequence ATGCCCGTTCCTGTCCTGCTTGCCCGTGGTTGGCCGTTGTTGGCGCTCGCGTCCCTGATCTCCTTCGCGCCCGAGGCCCATGCCCAGCGGGTCTCCGCCCGCGACAAGGCGAAGATCGAGGTGCTGCAGCAGCGCATGACCGCCGCCGAGAAGCGCTACGCCGACGCACTCGTGCTGGTCACCAATGCCGACCCCAAGGGCAAGAACGAAGGCGACGCCGCGCTGGAGGACATGGAAGACGTGATCAGCGACTGCGTGGCCCAGAAGGGCTGCCAGGTCAGCAACCTGCTGGTGACCTACAAGCGGCTGCTCAAGAACAACGCCGACACCCGCGACAGCGACGACAGCGACGTGATCGCCAACGATGGCGGCCTGCTCGAAGCCGACCCGGACCACGTCGGTCCGCTGGCTGCAGACGTGCCCGAAGCCGCACGCGCGGCCGCGCTGCTCAACGACAAGCGCCACGCCTTCGACAACATGGTCGAGTACAACCCGGCGGTGCAGGCCGGCATCCGCCGCTGGCTGACCGACATGCGCCCGGCGTTGATGAACACCTATGAGAACTACCAGACCCTGCGCGCAGTGATGTGGCCGGAGTGGGAGAAGCGCGGCCTGCCCGAGGCGCTGCTGTTCGGGATCATGGCCAAGGAATCCAACGGGCGCGTGCACGCGTCCTCGCGCGCCGGCGCCGCCGGCCTGATGCAGTTCATGCCGGCCACCGGCCGCCGCTTCGGGCTGGGCCCGGATGGCACCGGCTTCGACACCCGCTTCGACGCGCGCAGCGCCGCTGAGGCCAGCGCCAGCTACCTCAACGAGCGCATGCGCGAGCTCAACAACAATGTGGAACTGTCGCTGGCCGGCTACAACGGCGGCGAAGGCCGTGCGGGGCGCGTGTACCGCCAGAATGTCGGCCAGAGCTTCTGGGTGGACAACGTGTACAACCAGTTCCCGGCCGAAACCAAGGACTACGTGCCGATGGTGATCGCCGCGGCCTGGATCTACCTGCACCCGCAGCAGTACGGCGTCGACTTCCCCAAGGTCAGCGCGCAGCCGGCCACGATCCGCCTGGCCAAGTCCACCACCATCTATGAGCTGACCATCTGCCTGGGCAGCACCGGCACCCGCGACGGCTACATGCGCGCGCTGCGCAACCTCAACCCGCGCTACGAGGCCGATGGCTGGATCCCGGCCGGCACGATCATCAACGCCACCACCCGCATCGCCGGCCTGTACAACCGCTACTGCGTGAGCGGCCCGCGCGCCGACCTGGCACGCACGTTGATCACCGCCGACCTCAACGCCGCCATCGTCCGCCCGACGGCCGCCAGCTACACCGGCAACGTCGCGGTGGGCAGCGTGGTGCCGATGGCCGGCGTGCAGTCCAGCACCCCGGTACCGACCGCACCGGCCGCGCCGGTGGCCGTGCCGGCCGCCAAGGCCAAGCCCAAGGCGGTGAAGAGCCACAAGGTCGGCAAGGGCGAGACCCTGGGCCGGATTGCCGACAAGTTCGACTGCGACGTGCGCGAGCTGGCCAGGGCCAACGGGCTGAAGGCGCCGGCGTACGCGCTGCGCCAGGGCCAGTCGATCAAGCTGCAGGGCTGCGGCAAATAA